GGACGCCCACTCGGTTCAGGCTGCACAGCGTCCACCCGGCACTGGCCAGCCGGCGGAGTCCGGACATCCTGCCCGCAGAACTGCAGCCCGCCGTCCCCCACGGTGAAGGCCAGTCTCCGGGAGGCGCCGCTCCGCAGGTGCCGCACGAGGACCGAGAACCGCGGGCCGGCGTCACCGTCACCGTCGCCGTGCCGGGAGAGGAGCAGCCGGTGGGTCACGGCCCGCCGCCAGGCCTGGCACAGGTAGGGCCGGTGGCCGGGGTccccggcggcgggcgggggccgcggcTGCAGGAGGCTCTGCGTGGTGACGAACAGCTGCAGGCGGTGGGCGGCGGCCAGGCGCTGCAGCAGCTGCACGCACTGGCGCAGCGGCGCCTCCTGCAGGCGCGCGCTCTCGCCGCCGCCCGCACGGTCCAGCCAGTAGAAGGCCGAGAGCCCGTCCAGGGCCAGCAGGCCGAGCGCGGGCCGGCGGCACAGCAGGGCGGGCAGCGCGTGCAGCGTGAGCAGGAGCTGGGCGCTGCTGGCGCACCGCAGCACCCAGAGGCGGCCCAGGCAGCCGCGCACCAGCTCCTCGGCGCCCCCGCGCTCCAGCACGGCCACCAGCCGCAGCAGGTCGAAGTGGCCGTCCGCGTCCAGGAACAGCGCCTCGGCGCCCAGGCCGCCCGCCTCACGGGGCAGCAGGCAGCGCGCGGTCACGCGGTACAGCAGCTCCGTCTTCCCCGCGCCCTCGGGGCCGTGCAGCTCCACCACGGCGCCTGCGGGAGAGCCGGCGTCAGCGCGCGGCGGgccggcccggggctggggggccgcACGGTGCGGGGGCGGTGCCAGGGCCCCCCGCCGCCCTACCCCCCCGGCCCCGGCAGGAAGAGGGAGGCCGCAGCTGGCCACAAGCGCGTGCGCGGGACACAGGACGGGCAGGCGGCCCCCCCCTGCCGGCCCTCAGCAGACTCCTGGCCTGGAGCACTCTCAGCAGCAGCAGCTTCCGGGGAGCATGGGGAGCAGCACCCGCTCTCCTGACACAGCAGGGCCCAGCCGTGACAGCACGTGTGCTGTCACTGCACACGGACTCGGCAGCCGTGCTCCCCCCACGGGCCATGAGGGTGAGGGAGACCCAGGCGGAGGCCTCAAAGGTCTCAGCTGGCCGGAGAGACAGGACCGTGGGCACGTGGCCACAGCTGCCCTGGCCGACCcgactccatccct
The nucleotide sequence above comes from Sorex araneus isolate mSorAra2 chromosome 1, mSorAra2.pri, whole genome shotgun sequence. Encoded proteins:
- the XRCC2 gene encoding DNA repair protein XRCC2 — its product is MAQAAGKTSAGARGPQAAGGDVPGAESGTELLARLEGRSSLKEIDPTLFAAEDSQDHGAVVELHGPEGAGKTELLYRVTARCLLPREAGGLGAEALFLDADGHFDLLRLVAVLERGGAEELVRGCLGRLWVLRCASSAQLLLTLHALPALLCRRPALGLLALDGLSAFYWLDRAGGGESARLQEAPLRQCVQLLQRLAAAHRLQLFVTTQSLLQPRPPPAAGDPGHRPYLCQAWRRAVTHRLLLSRHGDGDGDAGPRFSVLVRHLRSGASRRLAFTVGDGGLQFCGQDVRTPPAGQCRVDAVQPEPSGRP